The Dehalococcoidia bacterium genomic sequence GTTCTGCACCGGCATCGGCGGCAGCGCGTCCGCAAATTGGCCGGTGCGCGCCAACTGCTCGTCGCTGAGGCCGCGCACGATCCCGGCCGCGCTTGCGGCGCCGCTGCGCAGCAGCTCCAGCACCTCGGCTTTGCTGGCTCCGGCAAACTCCTTCGCGTGCTGCGCATTCCCCGCGTTGAGCGCCGCGAACGACACCGTCTGACCCTGGCCGCCGGCATGCGCCTGCACAAGATTGGCGATCGCCTGGTGGCCGCCGGCGATGTGGTGCGCCGTGGCGGCCACGGTCCAGCCCTCTTCCTTCGTCAGCGCCTGCCACTTCGCGTCCGGAATGCCCTCAATCGCCGCGATCAGCGCATTGTTCGCCTGCTCGAACTGCCCGGCCAGCTTCTCGGCCTGTGCCCCCATGGCTGTCGCTCCTTCTGCTGTCTGCTGTGGTCTTCAGCCAACTCCGCTCACTTCTACGACAGCCACGCCGCTCTGGCAAGCCCCTTCCCCACGTTCCGCGGAGTCCACCGGCCGCCATCTGTGGGAGTAGTTCGGGACGCGATACGGTTCGCTACAATAGATGTTGCCGCTACGGTCAGTGCCGGGCTCCCCCGCCGGGTCTGGCGGGAGGAGTGGATGCGATGTCCCGGCCAGTTCATGCCATGCGCGGGGTTGCCTTCTGCAGCTTCATGGCGCTTTTGCTGCTGATTGCGGCCTGCAGCAGCAACAACAATAAGAACAATGCGGTCAGCACCGTCAGCCCGGGCGGCGGGGCCAATGCGCCCGTCAACGCCACCACGGTTGCGGCGCCGAGCACGCCGGCCGCGGCGCACTCGGCGGTACCGGCGCAGGCGTCGCCCGTGGCCGGCGCGCAGGCGCTGACCGAGACCGCAACGGACAACAAGTACTCGGAGACGCAGTTCACCGTGAAGGCGAATCAGCCGGTCGCGCTGACGTTGAAGAACGAGGGCCAGGCCGTGCACAACTGGCACCTGCTCGACGCCACGGA encodes the following:
- a CDS encoding DinB family protein, with amino-acid sequence MGAQAEKLAGQFEQANNALIAAIEGIPDAKWQALTKEEGWTVAATAHHIAGGHQAIANLVQAHAGGQGQTVSFAALNAGNAQHAKEFAGASKAEVLELLRSGAASAAGIVRGLSDEQLARTGQFADALPPMPVQNMIEMILIGHVQGHGASIQNAG
- a CDS encoding cupredoxin domain-containing protein, producing MSRPVHAMRGVAFCSFMALLLLIAACSSNNNKNNAVSTVSPGGGANAPVNATTVAAPSTPAAAHSAVPAQASPVAGAQALTETATDNKYSETQFTVKANQPVALTLKNEGQAVHNWHLLDATDAGGKEIKGALLDPGKSETLDFTIAKPGTYHFQCDVHPTEMKGTLVVQ